The genomic interval GAGCCATCAGCTCATCGATTGCCCCCCCTTCCCCCAGCAGAATGGTATTACCACGGGTATTAATTGCCAGCAGAAATTGGAAATGGGGACGCAACAGGCGGTAGAAGGGGTGATTGGTCGGCAATTGGCGGGGAGTGGCGATCGCAAACGCCTCCATTGCCAGATGGGTATAGCAGAGATGGGAAATCAGTTCATGAAAGGTGACATCAGCGGTTTGGACATAGAGCTTGGCTCGCATCCAATCGTCTAAGGTGCCAGGGCAGGCATGGGATGGGGTAACGACCCTGCCCTTTTCGAGTTGAATCAGGACTGGTTCCAGCCCGGTATTTGCCTGGTAGAAGAGGGCGATCGGACTGCCAACATAGCGTCCGGGCTGCAAATCTGACTCGGTGAGATGTTGTAATAAGGGATAGTCGGCAATAAATAGACGATTTTCAGTAACAGCGTGCGTCAAATCAACTGTGCTGCCGTCCATCAGGGCGTAAGATTCACCCAACCAGGGTTGCAGAATGGCTTGATCAGCAGGTTGCACCCGCCGTATCACCATTGGGTTTTGCCCCGCAAGCCGTTGGCGGGCAAACTCGCGATCGCTCAACTCCTTGTCGCGCTGATGAATTGCAGCAATTAAAGGTTGTTTGGGCGGATCTGCATCGTATTCCATGCGCCCTTTGGCTTCCAGCACTTTGTAAAAGAGCGATCGCACGGGCAGGCTATCTGAAGTCCGATTACATAACAACATCGCTTTGGCAGCGTTCTTTGCGGACAGAAGCACCGCAGTCATCGCCCTTCGCTGACGCACAAAGCCCGTATTGTATTGCTCATCAGGCGGTAAGTTAAAATTTAACCATTCCGACTGAAAAATCTTCAAATCTACCAGAAACGTAGATAGCAGTGCCCGCGCTTCCCCCAACTTCCGATCAGCACTTTCAGCCTGTTGGAGCAATAAACTCCAGGGTTGGGACAGTTTTCCTTGAGAGAGTAGATTTTGGCGAAGCTGAACCAGCACGTACTGGAGGATTCCGTCTTCTCCAGCATAGGGAAAAAGCCGTGCCGGACCTTTTTCGTCTAGAGCGCCTGGATCGTAGCGGTAGTGCCCCTGGGACTCGGTGGGAGGAACCTGCATACCCATAATTTGCTCCAACGATATATAAAATTCAACCTCACTTAAATCATAGTCTTCCGCT from Kovacikia minuta CCNUW1 carries:
- a CDS encoding lipoxygenase family protein: MGMQVPPTESQGHYRYDPGALDEKGPARLFPYAGEDGILQYVLVQLRQNLLSQGKLSQPWSLLLQQAESADRKLGEARALLSTFLVDLKIFQSEWLNFNLPPDEQYNTGFVRQRRAMTAVLLSAKNAAKAMLLCNRTSDSLPVRSLFYKVLEAKGRMEYDADPPKQPLIAAIHQRDKELSDREFARQRLAGQNPMVIRRVQPADQAILQPWLGESYALMDGSTVDLTHAVTENRLFIADYPLLQHLTESDLQPGRYVGSPIALFYQANTGLEPVLIQLEKGRVVTPSHACPGTLDDWMRAKLYVQTADVTFHELISHLCYTHLAMEAFAIATPRQLPTNHPFYRLLRPHFQFLLAINTRGNTILLGEGGAIDELMAPTRKASIGLINRAYRERPFQDYALPHDIQRRGLGTEFLPDFPYRDDAMLLWNAIARYVSRYLQRYYPDDQAVQKDIYLQAWVAELSNPLDASPAQTQFPQAPTWMPKSWIDSTGLNLEHLPSYPRVPEFPPGQLGEVLSLQQLIDIATVIIFTCGPQHAAVNFSQFDYVGYVPNAPFALYSRPDVPASLEELLPPANEEVEQIALAFALSGIRWGQFGSSELIQFKDSGDRQILKQFQADLEMIEATIKARDQQRSTNSGIAYPYLLPSRIPNSINI